The Anopheles gambiae chromosome 2, idAnoGambNW_F1_1, whole genome shotgun sequence genomic sequence AAACACCGCGATCAAAATGTGTATTATGAGTTAAACAATAAGGGAAAAGTATCCACATTAGATCCCACTAGTTGTATCGTTGTGTTAAAATGCAAATACTATATGTTCGTGCAACTTGCGCAACATATTAAATCCGACAAACGTTTGAAATcggaaaagaaaacccccaAACTTTAAAATTCACTAATTTGCGTCATTTTTTCCAATCGGCTAACGATCTGATGCCAATACGCATAAATCACTAGCTCTTGTGACGTCAATCGTGGATTCTTTTAACCACCCGTCTCATATTAATTCCCAATTTTTGGAGCTTATTTTAGGTGAAACGCGGAATGGAAACGTTCAGAACCGGTTTAGTGACGTTAGCGCATGTACAAGAATTGGGCAGGAACAGGAAAAAGGATGCTTCCCTTCAGCTTAAACGCCAAATGCTCCAACTACTTACTTCGCCGTCCTTAGCAGGGGATGATTGCTGCCGACCAGTTTCCGCAGATGTAGCGCTACGTTCGCAATCTCATCGCTCAGCAGCCACCGAAGGCTCAGGAACGAGGTCGGATAGCCGACGATCTTCTCCGCCTCACTGACGGCCCGGTTCCAGTCGTGTTTTGGCACCGGTTTCGGTGCAAGCTTTTCGTGGCTTGCACCACCACCGGTCAGGATGCTTCGCCTGGAGACACTTTCCAGCCAGGTAAACGCCGAAGGACCACTCGCGCCGCACACTTTCACCACACTCTTTCGCAAACGTGCTGTCCGCAGAAGGGTCTGCATGCCGTAAATCCTTGCGAgggacatttttgcgaccggAAATTTCCGCTATTATCAACAGAATTATCACCTATCAAGCGCACTACCGCGATCCAGCAATCCGGTTTTGCACTGGCGTTGTAACGCGTGTAACGTATTTGTGTAACTTGTGTGCGAAAGTGGCACAGAGCACAGAGTGGTGCCTTTCTTCTGGTACGATCAGTAAACAATGCGAATCGCGCGGGGGGTTCAGCAGCGGCCACGGGCGTACGTACGCTTCGTGCTCATCTTAACAGTCGCCCAACAATCACGTACACAGGCCGCCTTTCACGCTCACGGGGTCTGGgcggtgctgtttttttgttattagcTACACACGCCACCCTGCGGCTTTCACCGGCTGCTCTGCTCAACCAAGCGCGGACAATTCGTCGCCCGAACTCCTCGCTCCGGCACCCCTGCACCGGCTGGGCAAatagaaaaaagtgaaacttttttcaaatcaattcAACTTCACTTCGCGCCTCAAACAATCACTCTTCTAGGTGATGGAATAGGTCTGAATGCAACAGGCGGCCCTGGGCGACTACTGTTAAACacaatctgtttttttctctctctttttttgcacGGGACGGGACGGGTTCAACCGGAAGATGTTGGTCCACGCAAACGACGTCAGACACTGGCGAGATGGCAGGCGAACTGTTCAGCTTTTATCCTTTCGCCAGGAACGGACAAATGACCGGAAGAAACAGGTTTTCTGCATGCGGCACAACACCAGCTGATCGACCCCTTTTAGCGCGGCCGGGGGCACGACaagagagcaaaaacaaacgatcTGATGATGTAACTGTTCTCTCCCTGCTGCACTTTGTAAGACGGATTGCACTTTTTCATCATCGTGAAAGTGGAACCCTCGGGACACACAGGCTTAACGCTGCACTTTCCATTCTTCGTTCACCGATTCTAAGCATCTTTTCAGGCGCAATGCGTTCTTGCACAACTTTTGCATTCACCAACACTGCTTATCAAAATATCAAGAACACGCAATTGGCTTTCGGGTTAATTGCGATTCAGCTTTTGAGGGTTGAATTTTTGCATATTAAACACGCGCACACCTTCGGgaaatgagaagaaaaaaacacttcacacactagcacttTGGAACGAACCACGCGTAATGCGTACTCCaggcaaaagcacacacaatcgCCGGATTAATTCACGCCGATAACGTAATCGTAGCCTTGCTTCCCCACCTTTTCGGTACACGGCATGCGAATTTCGGTGCGCTGTCggctgttattgttgttttcaaCCCGGCCTGACAGCTGTCAGTGAAGAGAGCGGTTTCAGCCGCCGGCCCGAGTTGCGGCCGTTTGAAAGCGGCGGCGGCTACAAACGAGTGCGTTTGGGGCGCCATCTAGCGTGCTGCAAGAGAAGCAAAGTTTGAATTGCGGTTGTTGTACCGGGCGACCGTTGCAAGTGTGACTCAACTAACCGTTTGGGGTAGATTTGAAGAGAGAGATTTCTTCTTGTTGAAGAAATCGTGATCGTTATCGAgtgatggtggtagtgtgGCAAGGAGGCGCTGGTTGCATCAACTTTGGGCTGTATGTTTCCTAAACCTTAACTTACGGTGTACTGTACATCTTCCTCCTCCGCATGCACGCCCGCCTCTACAGCTCCTGCATGGCTATGATGATGTTTTGCAGCGCTGTCCGGGCGTCGGTGGACGGCAGCTCGTCCAGCACCTTCAACGCCACCAGGCTATGCTTGCGCTGCAGGATCTTTGTCCTCTCCAGCCCCGGTCCGTTCAGGACCGCCTGGTGCACTTTGGTGTAGTCGATGTTGTGGATCGATCGGCTGCCCTTCTCGATCTCCTCGTACAGCGCAACGTCATGCTCCAGGTGGAACAGTACCGGAGCGGACACCAGACTGAACTGTGCACCTGTATCAAGCaaattggaaataaaatattaattaaccATTACATTCCAATCGATCACTTCCTTACCCAACGGCAGCGTCGGCAGCAGGAACGGCTGCATATCGATGCATGCTTGCCAGGCCAGCGCCAGATGCTTGCCGAACACGTAGCCCTGCTTCTGGAGCGGCTTCGGATGGCCACCGAGCATCAGGGCGGCCATGCAGGCCTTCCCCAGCAGACTGCCACCGCCGAGCACGTGCCGGAGCGACCACTCCTTCTCCGGATGCCCCACCACCCCGTCAATCTTCATCGGTTCGGTGTTGTCCTCCAGATCGCCGAAGCCCAAATCTTCCAGACTGTTCAAATCGGTCGCCAGCTCCTTCAGCTGGGTGCCCGGTTTGGTCGGCAGTGGGTTGTTCTGCTCGTCCCGCTCGCCGATAAAGTTCGACTCGGCCAGATCGCGGAACGCGGACGAGATGAGCATGTTTAGGTCCTGGTTTCTGCGAGTATGCACGGGAAGATACCGACGCTTAGCTTTGATTCTTAGGTTTCTTTAATAAAGCACCCAAACAACCTACCTTAATGTGGCCACCTGCTGAGAAGCGTTCGCTAGTAGATAGTCCCCACCGAGCAGGGCGATCTTGTTGCCGAAGATCATGTCACTGTCGCCGCTCAGATCGTTGCCCGCATTGTCGTACGACTGCAGGTTCAGCATGCCCTGGTGGACCAGGTGCGAGGTCCGGATCATCTCCGTCACCTCGGCCAGAGCGCGCTGGGAGTGTAGCACGCCGGCACTCTTGTCCTGCTCCATGTCGGGGATGTTGTCTAGGTGGCCGGCCGCCTTCGATACGAGCAGCACGATCAGTCCCCATGCCTGCTGGTTTTTGTCGTTGTAGATCAGCGTTCTTCGGGGGAGACAATTAGCAGGAAGAGTGTGTGAATTGATGAATTCAGAAAGGAACCTGATCCGTAATTAAGCTTTTACACCGAGCAGAACAAAGGCCAAGGTTGGTGAGGATGTTGCTggtttctatctctctctctctctctccttctctctctttatctctctctctctattatTTACCGCAGATCAGGAACTGTTGGCTTTGCATACCAAACAGACAAGGCCCCCTGTGATGGCCGTGTGAGATCGCGCAACGCACCACCGATGACGGGGCATCATCAGTAAACGCTTTCTAAAGCGCTGCACACCTTGGTCGGCTGTCCTTGTGGAAGTGGTAGCTTAACGAAGAAATTTATATTCTCCACACAGTACTCCGCTAAAGACActgttgtgctgttgttgtttttttttctgtgcgtGGTGAAACTTTGTGGCAAAAACAGCGCTGGCGAGATTGGAGATGATTAATAGCTGTAACAAAAACAGCTGTATTGGTTACAATCGCAAAAAAGAGACGTGGACAGCTAATGAAGAAATCAGCAGCAAAAACTGATGttgcaatgtaaaaaaacaggaacatTATGTTCAATAATGGTAGTAAAGCAAGGAAAATTAGTCCATCATGATTCACGGTCATGGTTGGATAATGAAGAACTTATTGCGAGTTCATTAAAAGGGACTAATTAAAATCCACTGGTAGTCATTAACACTTCTTTAAGCGAAAAAGTTGAACTCTCAAAATATCAATTAAAATCTCATCAAAGTCTTGTTGCGAATTATGGTGGCGATtaggaaaaaacacactcttTGCCCCTCTATTTGTGCATGAAAAGAATGatcaaatttgatttttgttttaacaaaACATCTATTGAGAGTTATGATATAAGTTGTGAAAAGAAGTATGAAATGCACACCAAGAGAGTTACTATACTCATCaatgaattattaaatttaactttaaaaatggaaaaatcgaCTATTAACCTGAAtcatcataaaaataaaagataataaataagacaagaaaaaggaaaaatcatGCTATCGACATTAGCAAGGAAGCCTTATCAACCTCTTCTTACTTCATTTTTCAGCCCATCTTCCAATGTTGATTGCATTATTCAACTCTCACGAATCGTGTTTCAACAGCACAGATGTCACGAATgtatgacagctgttgaaaaacattttgcaaGAGTTGAGTAACACATTGGAGCATGGGGACGTACACGAAAAAGAGAGTAGTTGTCTGCCAATTTGGGTTACACTCTTGAGAATTACAACCTTTGCTAAGGGGCTTTGAGAGAGCTTTTTGAACACTTATCTTAAGAATTGGAATATGTCTTCTTGCTCGTCTTCATCTAAAAATGGAAATTGAGCCATGTTATGCTTTGTAGAACATGACACGCCACGGTCCAATAGACCACCTTGACTATCGCAGTGCGAATCCTTATGTATCTATTCATAGTGGAAACATCTCAGTCCCTAATCCTCCCGGACACCAGGCATAGGCCGCAGAGAATGTAACAGCTTTGCATAACAGCTTGACGAACTGAAGCGGCTAGACTTGTTTATCTTAAAAGGTCACTAAACTTCTTCATTCGTTCGATCGACTGAAGAGACGATCGCACCGAAACTCATCGCTAATTTCCATCAAGCCAACCAATGTCTCACCATCCCCGTAAAACACACTCCATGGGGTCCATCATTTTCACCATCCCTGCTGTCTGTTCGATCCGTCGATGATGGTGTGGTACCGCGCCACATCATCTCTACCCCACCTGAACGAAAGTGACATCAAACCACGAACGCGAACCGTTTTCGGGTGAGGTGGGCAGCTTTTTACTACGGGACCGGTTTTTTCGAAAGCacgagccacacacacacacagccaccacGGCCCAGCTTCCACCAACTGTACCGAAACCGAAGTCGCAGTCGTACGGAACGCGcgaggttttgttttccagTGTCGTAACGGTATGACCCGACATTGTTTCCCAATCCGTGCCAACCAAAGCCAACTTGAGCTTAAGTATAGAAAAGCTGGGGTGTCTGGGACCGACCGCTTGGTCAGTGATCGTGATCAACAATTCATTTCGGTAGAGATAtttaaaaagagagagagagagagagcgagtttTAGCACGACCACCATCCACGTTGTGGCCAGTTGTATCTCTTACTTGGCAGCTTTCAGCAACGGATGATTGCTGCCGACCAGCTTCCGTAGATGCAGCGCCACGTTCGCGATCTCGTCGCTCAGCAGCCACCTGAGGCTGAGGAAGGAGGTCGGATAGCCGACGATCTTCTCCGCCTCGCTGACGGCCCGATTCCAGTCATGCCGCTGCACGCTCTTGGTGGCCAACTTTTCCTGCAGCAGATCACCGGTGCTCAGGCGACGAACCTCTGGCGATGTGACGAACGCACCGGATACGGTGGTCGCTGTGCGGGACGGCTGACTGGACCAGTGCCTAAGATGGCGACCGCACAGTCGTATCACTTTGCTCATAGCCATTTGgcctctctgtgtgtgtctgtacacGCGGACACTAGATCCTGCTGTTGgccacacaaacacttccGGGAGCACACACTTAGAGTCACTCAACACACTCAACGGCTTCACACGGCGACCTCGATCTCAGCAAACAAGCACTCTTGGACGCCACGCACActggacagcagcagcagcagcggagaAGCACACGTGACCGACCGCTCGATTCGAACACCTGCACCGTACTGGGCGGCTTTCTTCTTCGCCAGCGCGCCCGCCACTCGAcgtgagcgagcgagcgagcgaactgGTTGGGTAGCTTCGCAACACTGTACCCCCTTCCACCGACTCTCATCTCCACACCTTCTCTTCATCACTCGACATCGATCGTGTCCGCACGGTACGTGTACCGAATTCTTCAGGTGGAAGGGAAATTTCGGTCACCCATCCTACCCTAGACCATCCACTGACCATTCACCACATTCCATGCCGCCAGCCAGCACGCGGACAGGGGAAGGCAGATCTCGAACGCGTCTTCCGTGGGGGAGCctaccacactcacacacacacgcacctacGCACACAAACTCCTAATAACGGTTTGTGGCTTCATTACTGCACGATCGGATGGTGTTTGATGTGGAAAAGTGGTTGTAGCAGCTCGCCCCAACGCCAACACCACCTTTGGGGAGGAGGTTAGCGGTGGAAATAATTGAAATGCTTCCGCCAAACACCAACACGGATCACGGCGATCGGGCACGAAGGACCAACACAAAACTAACCTGTATCAACAAATCCGGGCCACGTATGACCGTGAATGGATCGCGAGGTGCGATTGCCGAGGAGCACTTTTTCGGCGTGAGCGAGGTGCATGATCGAggcctgtgtttgtgtgtatgtgtgtgttgtggggcGAAATGCTTTCTTCGCTTTACAACGTTTCGCGCGCCATACGGGGCCAGTTTTGGACCTCCCAGGCTAAGGCGAAAGTTTTTACGACGTTTTGAAGTTTGTTCCAATTTCTGTTTTCTGGTCTTTGCACTTGCCTTTATACCTTGCTTAGTTGGGctaaaacactttaaaattaatgaaacacGTTTACCAATAAGTTCCAGTTGTGAGACACTGCTCGCAAtttgtcgaaaaaaaaagatcagtAAATTGATCGATCATCACAGCAGTCATTATTGTTTAAACGGTTTGTCAGCGGTCTGAATCCACCCTGCCGATCGATTTACCCACAACGCCACCTTGGAAGGAGCGGTTCAGTGTTCACTCACAGTGACTTTCCAACACATTCGGCAGCACGCTTGATTGCAACGAAAACGGGCATGTAAAACAACGCACGTTGCCAACGAGTATGATCTCATCCGTACGGCCCTACCCCTGGAGGTAATGAATTCGTCTCATCTCACCGCAAAATAAAGCACACAAAATACCTCTGCCCCATCAGTTGCAAGACTCGAAATCTATACGAAACGGTTTGGTCGACTCACGGCGCGCGCACACGTCCAGCTGAGAGGCGCTTCACTTAGTATCATCTTCGCGTGGATAGGATCTTCCTGGTGgatctttttttgctttgttttgtttcgccaATGCGTTGCGCGATGGTTTCCGGGATCGTCGATGCCATGCCCTTCTGTCTTGAAGTGTGGTGGCCCCGAATAGACGAAACCGGTTTCGTTTGTTGGTTGGGTGGTTGGTTGGCTGAGGGCCGTTGTAACGTGTTGGATGATCGCGAAATTGAAGGTGATCGTACGCCGTACAAACACGCTAGTACAACTCGGGGGTACGGAGGGGGAGTTTGGTGCGGCGAGGGAAGAAGAATGGGTGTAACGTGATTTTATGAGTGAAAAAGCTTGTTTTGCTGAATGCATGGAAAATAGTAAGTAAACATGTAAAGATGATAAATCTTGAAGGTTAACGGATAGCAAGTCTTAAGATCTCTTCGATCAAATTCTACGACTTTTAGTGACTTTTTAGGTAATGATGCTTTTGTATTATTCGGGACGTTAAGTTTGCTTAACATCGTTGTCATCCGGCATTAAATAACCGAAAACAGGCCCTTTGGTGCATACATTCAACATCATCGATCGCGATCTACTTGATGATGGGTGAGGCCCTTTAAATGACGCTGTAATGTGCCATAAGAAAACGATGTCCTTCCGAGCCACCCTTCCTATTATTCACTTGGTGATTGCTGGTTGCAATTATTACAAGTCTTTGTCATTATGTGATCATCGTGCTTTCTGCGCACTTCCTATGGCAGTTGTTGTTCCGAGCGAGCCTAAGAGGTGAAGAGCCAGCATATTGAATGGCCATGAAGTTGGTTTTTTGTCACTACACTCCTCCAGAGATATGAACATAATCCTGGAATTGGAAAATGATAATTCTGAGAAGATGAAGTACTAGTTGTTTCTACTTCCTAAACGATTCTGTATTAGTTGACGAgttgaattgaaattttgaGCTTCTAGAGGAGTATTGTAATATTGGATGGGTCTTCTAGCGTCGGAAAACTAAAAGACGGTGGCTTGGGGGACACATTGTTCAGCTCCAAGAATTCCAAGATATTCAGGAGATGTGAAGAATTAGGAAATAGATCGAGCTTTGATACGACCCACGATTCTGTGTACTATGTGTTCTGAGTTATCTGAGCGAAGGATACATGATCAAGACAGCACGATCTACTAAACCAACTGTGAGTGGAAGTAAGAACCGACATATCCCGTATCTCAAGATGTCCAATAGTTTGGGATTTAGGATGGAATGGAAGATACAATCAGACAGACACCAACCCAAAGGGTGTACGCCACCGTTTAATAGATACTATTTCTGTTCTGTTTATATttgtcgttttattttttcttcttcttcttgcttttTTGGACAAACATTCCCAAAGCAAATTTCTTCCTCACcgtgtaatttattttttcctgcattgttttccctttccaaCCCTTCCCTGCCAGTTCTTCGTCCGTTCTTCGTCGATCCTCTCTCATCGCTTACGTACAAAGTAATGCAAAAAAAGTGTAAGAAAATAGTACTAAAAAACTAACATACCACTGTAACctgactcacacacacactcagatcGCACATATTCCAACACACGCATACCTTCACTCAAACACTAACTTCAGCCTTCTTTTCTGCTGCAGAGTGTAATAGTTTAACGAAAAGCACTTAGGTTTGTGTCGCATCGTTTCACTTTCAAGAAGGGAGTGTTCTTGTTGTGGCTACCGCCTCATGATAGGACGGCGTTTGTTAAGGTCTTCTCGTAGTGGAGATACTGGAAACGAAGGGTGATTCAAATTGCGATCGACCGATCACAACTCTGTGCGCCCCATTTGGCAACTCTTCGTCCTTAGTTCCTTTACGCTTCACTGCCTTCTTGGAAAGGATACACACGGATCATACTCACACGGAGAGACTCACACattcatccacacacacacacacgatgccAAGTCACATACATCTTCTTGTGTTACCAAAGTcagtttattatatttatataaaaaaagaaatgaaggaAAACACTCCCACTCTAATTCCCCCAGCGGTTCTACACAACAAAGAGGCACCGGTACCACCACAGATTCCTTTTTTCGGGTTTTTTACTTCCACACATCCACAACACTTCTCCATCTCGCTTGTTCTAATTCATTCTTTCGCTCCCCTTACGCAAAttacgctctctctctctctctctctctctctcgttctctctgtctctctctctctctctctctgcaacAGGCACCCATGGGTATTTGGGAGGAAAACGCATCATCCAATGAGCACAATTATGATTTTCTAAACACATGTTTTCCCCCCTCTTTCTCTTGTTTGCTTCTCTCTTCGGAGTGTTCGCTCTCTTCTATCAAAACAGAAAATGATTTCGAATTCCCGTTCCTTCCTGCTTCTCTTACTTtgcgtttctttttgttttatcataCATTGTTTCATTGTCTTTTCTTTTATCGGTATGGGTGTGAGAGTGTGACTGTGTTCACGtttacttgttt encodes the following:
- the LOC5666856 gene encoding all trans-polyprenyl-diphosphate synthase PDSS2, producing the protein MAMSKVIRLCGRHLRHWSSQPSRTATTVSGAFVTSPEVRRLSTGDLLQEKLATKSVQRHDWNRAVSEAEKIVGYPTSFLSLRWLLSDEIANVALHLRKLVGSNHPLLKAAKTLIYNDKNQQAWGLIVLLVSKAAGHLDNIPDMEQDKSAGVLHSQRALAEVTEMIRTSHLVHQGMLNLQSYDNAGNDLSGDSDMIFGNKIALLGGDYLLANASQQVATLRNQDLNMLISSAFRDLAESNFIGERDEQNNPLPTKPGTQLKELATDLNSLEDLGFGDLEDNTEPMKIDGVVGHPEKEWSLRHVLGGGSLLGKACMAALMLGGHPKPLQKQGYVFGKHLALAWQACIDMQPFLLPTLPLGAQFSLVSAPVLFHLEHDVALYEEIEKGSRSIHNIDYTKVHQAVLNGPGLERTKILQRKHSLVALKVLDELPSTDARTALQNIIIAMQEL